One window of Clarias gariepinus isolate MV-2021 ecotype Netherlands chromosome 21, CGAR_prim_01v2, whole genome shotgun sequence genomic DNA carries:
- the arrdc3a gene encoding arrestin domain-containing protein 3a: MVLGKVKSFVVSYDCHNDSNVPVFSSGDSVSGRVIIEVTGEIRVKSLKIHAKGLAKVRWTESRNAGSNTAYTQNYTEEVEYLNHKDILIGHGRDDDNSEEGLTTIHSGRHEYAFSFELPQTPLATSFEGKHGSVRYWVKAELHRAWLLPMKTKKEFTVFEHIDINTPLLLSPQAGTKDKTLCCWFCTSGPISLSAKIERKGYTPGELIQIFAEIENCSSRMVVPKAAIYQTQTFYAKGKMKEIKQLVANIRGESLSSGKTETWNGKMLKIPPVSPSILDCSIIRVEYSLMVYVDIPGAMNLSLNLPLVIGTIPLHPFGSRTSSVSSQCSMTMNWLGMSLPERPEAPPAYAEVVTEEQRQSCMEVSSGREDFECPLFAYIQEFRFQPPPPYSEIDPNPDQPRQPEEQRPDTCPSR; this comes from the exons ATGGTGCTAGGAAAAGTGAAGAGCTTCGTTGTAAGCTATGACTGTCACAATGACAGCAACGTCCCCGTTTTCTCCAGCGGGGACAGCGTCTCAGGAAGAGTTATCATCGAAGTGACGGGAGAAATTCGCGTCAAGTCGTTGAAAATTCACGCCAAGGGGTTAGCGAAAGTGCGCTGGACTGAATCTCGAAACGCTGGCTCCAACACTGCCTACACGCAAAACTACACGGAAGAAGTGGAGTATCTAAATCACAAAGACATCCTTATTGGCCATGGAAGAG ATGATGATAACTCTGAGGAAGGTCTCACCACAATTCATTCAGGAAGACACGAGTATGCATTTAGCTTTGAGCTTCCACAAAC ACCTTTGGCTACCTCTTTCGAAGGGAAGCATGGCAGTGTGCGCTACTGGGTGAAAGCAGAGCTGCACAGGGCATGGCTTCTGCCCATGAAGACCAAGAAAGAGTTCACTGTTTTTGAACATATTGACATTAACACTCCCCTCCTGCTG TCTCCACAAGCAGGCACAAAAGACAAGACACTATGCTGCTGGTTCTGCACCTCAGGTCCAATCTCCCTAAGTGCCAAAATTGAAAGGAAGGGTTACACCCCAG GAGAACTGATTCAGATCTTCGCAGAGATCGAGAACTGTTCCTCGCGCATGGTCGTGCCAAAGGCTGCCATCTACCAAACGCAGACCTTTTATGCCAAAGGGAAAATGAAGGAgatcaagcagctggtggccaacATTCGTGGCGAGTCTCTGTCTTCTGGCAAGACAGAAACATGGAACGGGAAGATGCTAAAGATCCCTCCCGTGTCACCATCCATCCTGGACTGCAGCATCATTCGAGTAGAGTATTCCCTCATG GTCTACGTGGACATTCCAGGAGCTATGAACTTGTCCCTCAACCTGCCTCTGGTGATCGGCACCATCCCCCTCCACCCATTTGGCAGTCGCACATCCTCTGTGAGCAGCCAGTGTAGCATGACCATGAACTGGCTAGGCATGAGTCTCCCAGAAAGACCTGAAG CTCCCCCAGCTTATGCAGAGGTGGTCACAGAGGAACAGAGACAAAGCTGCATGGAAGTGTCCTCAGGCCGTGAAGATTTCGAGTGCCCACTGTTTGCCTACATCCAAGAGTTCCGCTTCCAGCCTCCTCCCCCATATTCTGAG ATTGATCCAAATCCAGATCAACCCAGACAGCCCGAGGAGCAGAGGCCCGACACATGCCCATCACGCTGA